The segment TAAATTAGAAAAATTTAATAGAAATTTTAAATGTTTTATAAAAATCAAAATAAAATTTTAAAATAGTAGAATAATATATTATAGTTATTTATGTTAGGAGGTAATTTTTTGAAGAAAAAAGTAGTGGTTTTAATACTTATGTTGTATGTATGTTCAATTTTATCAGGTTGTATCAAGATTCCGATAAAATTGTCAATTAATGATAAAAAAGGTGATTCGTTTAAGGTTGAAATAGATAGAAATCAAAAAATTACAAGTAATTTTAGTGGAGAAAATTCAAGTGTTGAGTTAAAAGTTAGAGAAGGATTTTTGTGTAATGTGGTTAACGTAGATGATATAAAAGATTCTGATATAAAGGTAACTTTTGATTCCATGAATTTTATTAATAATATTAATGTTTCAGATAAATTAAAAAAATATGTACCTAATGCAGATGAAGATTTAAAAAAACTATCTCAAGCATATTCAGCATTTTTAGGTAAAAGTTTTAAAGTTAAGATAGCGGAAAATGGGAAAGTTAAAAAAGTAATGGGGATAGATGAACTTACAATGGCTGTTTTAAAGGACCTAAAAGATAAAAGTAAAGAACAAGATGTTAAAAATTTTATAAAAAAGGAGTTCTCAGAGAATGCTTTAACTGCTAAAATCGAGAAAATAACATTGTTCTATCCTGAGAAAAGGGTTAGTCAAAATACTCAATGGAGAATAAGAAATACTCCATCTACAAAAATACCAATACAATCAGTAAATGAGTATGTTTTAAAAGACAGTGAAGATAAAACAGCAGATATTTCAATAAAGTCAGAAATTAAAAAAAACGAATCTGCTCAACCTAGAAATATAGGTGATGTAAAACTTAACTTTGAAGATATTAAAGGAAATGGTAGTGGAAACATAAGTGTTAATTTGGATAAAGGAATAATTAAAAATACAGATATTCAAAGTAAGTATAAAGGCAATATAAAAATAGTTTCTATGGATCCTAATACAGGTACACAGATGATACCTATTACTGTAGAAGATAAAATTAACGTACATGTATTAAATCAATAAAGATAGTAGTTGAATAGTTGTAAATTAAATAAACCTCACTATAATTAATATTAGGATAAATAATCTTAATATTTATAAATATGGAAGAGGGAGAGAGTTATTAATGGAGACTGTTGTAGAAAAATTTTTAAAGTATATTAAATTTGATACAAAATCAAGTGAAGAATCAAGCACTACACCTAGTACAAAGGGACAGATTAAACTTGCAAAAGAGCTTGCAAAAGAACTAAAGGAAATGGGCTTAAGTGAAGTATCAGTAGATGATAAAGCATATGTAATGGCAACTTTACCATCCAATATGGATAAAAAGGTGCCTACAATTGGTTTTATATCTCACATGGATACATCTCCAGAGATAAGTGGAAAAGATATAAAACCAAAATTTGTAGAAAATTACGATGGCAAAGATATTGTGCTTAATTCGGAAAAAAATATAGTATTAAAAGTAAAGGATTTTCCAGAAATAAAAGATTATATAGGAAAAACTTTAATAACTACAGATGGAACTACTCTTTTAGGTGCAGATGATAAGGCTGGGGTTGCTGAAATAATTACTGCTATTGAATATTTAATAGAAAATCCACAAATAAAACATGGTACTATAAAGGTAGCATTTACACCAGATGAAGAAATTGGAGCTGGGGCAGATTACTTTGATGTTAAGAAGTTTAATGCAGATTTTGCATATACTGTAGATGGTGGAGCCATTGGGGAACTTGAATATGAAAACTTTAATGCAGCTGGAGTTAAAATAACTATAAATGGTAGAAATGTTCATCCAGGTTCTGCAAAACACAAGATGATAAATTCTATGATAATTGGTAGTCAACTCGTATCAATGTTACCTAAAAATGAGGTACCAGAATACACTGATGGATATGAGGGATTTTATCATCTTGTAGCTTTTAAGGGTTCAGTGGAAGAAACAAAGATACAATATATAATAAGGGATTTTAAT is part of the Clostridium botulinum genome and harbors:
- a CDS encoding DUF6263 family protein, which codes for MKKKVVVLILMLYVCSILSGCIKIPIKLSINDKKGDSFKVEIDRNQKITSNFSGENSSVELKVREGFLCNVVNVDDIKDSDIKVTFDSMNFINNINVSDKLKKYVPNADEDLKKLSQAYSAFLGKSFKVKIAENGKVKKVMGIDELTMAVLKDLKDKSKEQDVKNFIKKEFSENALTAKIEKITLFYPEKRVSQNTQWRIRNTPSTKIPIQSVNEYVLKDSEDKTADISIKSEIKKNESAQPRNIGDVKLNFEDIKGNGSGNISVNLDKGIIKNTDIQSKYKGNIKIVSMDPNTGTQMIPITVEDKINVHVLNQ
- the pepT gene encoding peptidase T yields the protein METVVEKFLKYIKFDTKSSEESSTTPSTKGQIKLAKELAKELKEMGLSEVSVDDKAYVMATLPSNMDKKVPTIGFISHMDTSPEISGKDIKPKFVENYDGKDIVLNSEKNIVLKVKDFPEIKDYIGKTLITTDGTTLLGADDKAGVAEIITAIEYLIENPQIKHGTIKVAFTPDEEIGAGADYFDVKKFNADFAYTVDGGAIGELEYENFNAAGVKITINGRNVHPGSAKHKMINSMIIGSQLVSMLPKNEVPEYTDGYEGFYHLVAFKGSVEETKIQYIIRDFNREKFEDRKTTMKNVVKKLNNKYGEDTVILEMNDQYYNMKEKIEPVKHIVDNAFNAMKEVGVVPKVVPIRGGTDGARLSFMGLPTPNLFTGGHNFHGRFEFIPVFAMNKAVEVILKIIDIYSK